A part of Streptomyces sp. NBC_01497 genomic DNA contains:
- a CDS encoding glycoside hydrolase family 130 protein, whose protein sequence is MSNTDPHHHIPFRLVRKGVVMSPLPGEANETEGVLNPASGRTPDGTLHLLPRLVSQGNVSRVGLAEVTFTDGVPSGVQRRGTVLEPDAGWERGKNNAGVEDPRTTWVPSLGLHVMSYVAYGPLGPKPALAVSENLTDWTRLGPVQFAYQPDLDTDLNLFPNKDVVHFPEPVPGPDGEPSYAMLHRPMWDLGWFRPGEGVHLPAGVTDERPGIWISYVPVAEVERDIRALARPRDHRLVALSAYPWEALKIGAGPAPVRVDEGWLLIHHGVSGVMGDDPFVPNQRVSYAAGAMILDPADPSRVLARSAEPLMAPETEQERSGTVPNVVFPTAIEEVDGTRYVFYGMADAHIGVAVLERTA, encoded by the coding sequence ATGAGCAATACCGACCCCCACCACCACATCCCGTTCCGGCTGGTCCGCAAGGGCGTGGTGATGTCACCGCTGCCCGGCGAGGCCAACGAGACGGAAGGCGTCCTGAACCCCGCGTCCGGGCGTACGCCGGACGGCACGCTGCACCTGCTGCCCCGCCTGGTCTCGCAGGGCAACGTCTCCCGCGTCGGCCTCGCGGAGGTCACCTTCACCGACGGCGTGCCGTCCGGTGTCCAGCGCCGCGGCACGGTCCTCGAACCCGACGCCGGCTGGGAACGCGGCAAGAACAACGCGGGTGTCGAGGACCCCAGGACCACCTGGGTCCCGAGCCTCGGCCTGCACGTGATGTCGTACGTCGCCTACGGTCCGCTCGGCCCGAAGCCGGCCCTCGCGGTGTCGGAGAACCTGACCGACTGGACGCGCCTGGGCCCGGTGCAGTTCGCCTACCAGCCCGACCTGGACACGGACCTCAACCTCTTCCCCAACAAGGACGTCGTCCACTTCCCCGAGCCGGTCCCCGGCCCCGACGGGGAGCCCTCGTACGCGATGCTGCACCGCCCCATGTGGGACCTCGGCTGGTTCCGGCCCGGTGAGGGCGTCCACCTGCCGGCGGGTGTCACGGACGAGCGCCCCGGCATCTGGATCTCGTACGTGCCCGTCGCCGAGGTGGAGCGGGACATCCGGGCCCTGGCCCGGCCGCGCGACCACCGGCTCGTGGCGCTGTCCGCGTACCCGTGGGAGGCGCTGAAGATCGGCGCGGGTCCGGCCCCGGTCCGGGTGGACGAGGGCTGGCTGCTGATTCACCACGGTGTCTCCGGCGTCATGGGGGACGACCCGTTCGTCCCGAACCAGCGGGTCTCCTACGCGGCCGGTGCGATGATCCTGGACCCGGCCGATCCCTCGCGCGTCCTGGCTCGCTCCGCCGAGCCGCTGATGGCACCCGAGACGGAGCAGGAACGTTCCGGCACCGTGCCGAACGTCGTGTTCCCCACCGCGATCGAAGAGGTCGACGGCACCCGGTACGTCTTCTACGGCATGGCCGACGCGCACATCGGCGTCGCGGTACTGGAGCGCACCGCGTGA
- a CDS encoding carbohydrate ABC transporter permease — protein MSTHAPASTARPEPVLAPRHSRRRATRAVQLGVLLLGALAFLFPFYYMVVGSLRKVTAGDLSSAAPSGLTGGNYSAIDGALSLGRSLVNSGIMTVGVLLCTLVLGVLAGYALARLEFRGRSGAFSVLLLVQTIPFQLLTLPLYVLVVRDYGLGDNYAGMILPFAINSTAVFLFRQFFLQMPASLFEAARIDGASELRILWKIAIPMARPALLTGALLTFIGPWNEFLWPFLVTKNADMQPLAVSLAGFLSNLQGTVSNPTGALMAGACVLAAPAVVLFLIFQRHFTHTNIDSGIKG, from the coding sequence ATGAGCACGCACGCCCCCGCCTCCACCGCCCGACCCGAGCCGGTCCTCGCCCCCAGGCACTCGCGTCGGCGGGCGACCCGCGCGGTCCAGCTCGGCGTCCTGCTCCTCGGCGCCCTCGCGTTCCTCTTCCCCTTCTACTACATGGTGGTCGGGTCGCTGCGGAAGGTCACGGCAGGCGATCTGTCGTCGGCCGCGCCCAGTGGCCTGACCGGCGGCAACTACTCGGCGATCGACGGCGCCCTCTCGCTCGGCAGGTCCCTGGTCAACTCCGGGATCATGACCGTCGGTGTGCTGCTGTGCACCCTGGTCCTCGGCGTGCTCGCCGGATACGCCCTCGCCCGCCTGGAGTTCCGCGGCAGGAGCGGCGCTTTCTCCGTCCTGCTGCTCGTCCAGACCATCCCGTTCCAGCTGCTGACGCTGCCGCTGTACGTGCTGGTCGTGCGGGACTACGGACTCGGCGACAACTACGCGGGCATGATCCTCCCCTTCGCGATCAACTCGACCGCCGTCTTCCTCTTCCGGCAGTTCTTCCTGCAGATGCCGGCCTCCCTGTTCGAGGCCGCGCGGATCGACGGCGCCAGCGAGCTGCGCATCCTGTGGAAGATAGCGATCCCGATGGCCCGCCCCGCGCTGCTCACGGGCGCCCTGCTGACGTTCATCGGCCCCTGGAACGAGTTCCTCTGGCCCTTCCTCGTCACGAAGAACGCCGACATGCAGCCGCTGGCCGTCTCACTCGCCGGCTTCCTCAGCAATCTCCAGGGCACCGTGTCGAACCCGACCGGCGCGCTGATGGCCGGAGCGTGCGTGCTGGCCGCTCCCGCTGTGGTGCTCTTCCTCATCTTTCAGCGCCACTTCACCCACACGAACATCGATTCCGGAATAAAGGGCTGA
- a CDS encoding carbohydrate ABC transporter permease, with protein MTLTQRPAQVLTARGTASRHRRRRSGIGALFVTPYLLYVLAVFAIPLGYTIWISFHRFYFTAPGAHAPSPWVGFANYRDVLTDPVVGKSFLNIGIFLVINVPLTVVLALVLATALNAKMPFRSFFRAAYYLPYITASVALVAVWQFLFGSDGLVNHALGGLAPDPSWLVNTHLAMPMIALFVTWKQLGFFVMLYLAALQNVGNDLYEAASVDGAGAVRKFWSITVPGVRPATTLVTVYAIVTGANLFSEPYLLTGGGGPDNSSTSPVLLMYQKGIEQGHPDFAAALGVVLVVLVLAISLITRKLTERGN; from the coding sequence ATGACCCTGACACAACGTCCCGCGCAGGTCCTGACCGCCCGCGGCACCGCCTCGCGCCACCGGCGCCGCCGCTCCGGCATCGGCGCGCTGTTCGTCACCCCGTACCTGCTGTACGTGCTGGCTGTCTTCGCGATACCCCTCGGCTACACGATCTGGATCTCCTTCCACCGCTTCTACTTCACGGCGCCCGGCGCCCACGCGCCGAGTCCGTGGGTCGGCTTCGCCAACTACCGTGACGTGCTGACGGATCCGGTGGTGGGGAAGTCCTTCCTCAACATCGGGATCTTCCTGGTCATCAACGTGCCGCTGACGGTGGTGCTGGCCCTCGTGCTCGCCACTGCCCTCAACGCGAAGATGCCGTTCCGGTCGTTCTTCCGTGCGGCGTACTACCTGCCGTACATCACCGCCAGCGTGGCGCTCGTCGCCGTCTGGCAGTTCCTCTTCGGCTCGGACGGCCTGGTCAACCACGCCCTCGGCGGTCTGGCTCCGGACCCGTCGTGGCTGGTCAACACGCACCTCGCGATGCCGATGATCGCCCTGTTCGTGACCTGGAAGCAGCTCGGCTTCTTCGTGATGCTCTACCTGGCCGCGCTGCAGAACGTCGGCAACGACCTGTACGAGGCGGCTTCCGTCGACGGCGCGGGAGCGGTCAGGAAGTTCTGGTCGATCACCGTGCCCGGCGTCCGGCCCGCCACGACCCTGGTGACGGTGTACGCCATCGTCACCGGCGCGAACCTGTTCAGCGAGCCGTACCTGCTCACCGGCGGCGGCGGTCCCGACAACTCGTCGACCTCCCCCGTCCTGCTCATGTACCAAAAGGGCATCGAGCAGGGCCACCCCGACTTCGCGGCCGCGCTCGGCGTCGTCCTCGTGGTCCTCGTGCTCGCCATATCCCTGATCACCCGCAAGCTCACCGAGAGGGGCAACTGA